The Mixophyes fleayi isolate aMixFle1 chromosome 1, aMixFle1.hap1, whole genome shotgun sequence genome includes a region encoding these proteins:
- the SMPD4 gene encoding sphingomyelin phosphodiesterase 4 isoform X1 produces MMSLTGGSLQPSYLLASLKADCVTKPFLQRCQDLVRVIEDFPAKELHAIFPWLVELVFGSLDGSIVGWNLRCLQERITPLEFHTALEFLDPSGAMMKLVYKLQTEEYRYDFPVSYLPGPVRASIQERVLPECPLYHNKIQLPSSGGLGLNLALNPFEYFLFHFAICLVTQRHYMSGHLPSTSDSAYFILVEKYLKWFLPFEGNVPPPHFSNPGGAVPSPAPRSPSISLTSYGTHPSLLKRHISHQHSVNADPAAQEIWRSETLLQIFVEMWLHHYSLEMYHKMQSPHAKLEALHYRLNVSSTSYIFPALPGSLHSYQEAFQPTEEHVLVVRVLVKHLHTFANSQRPEQSSPSVHSHTQSPLEELKRVVIPRFIQQKLYIFLQHCFGHWPLDASFRAVLEMWLSYVQPWRYVPERSISPVSHDPQIRSVSEKWAPFVQENLLIYTKLFLRYLNRAIRSDLVSPKNALMLFRAAKVFSQPNLPEMIQKGEQLFLEPEPVIPHRQHRLLMSPNFGGSFLSSWQPPIMDASFKVKSHVYSLEGQDSQYMQMFGSEARNLVLRLAQMIIQAKQTARSISDQSPDSSGSQSFLSWFGLNTPDLNNTYTGNDLDEVGYDSIRKTDEHLEKALEYLCQIFRLNSAHLGQLTVNSGTVQDESGRNQLPDCIQNEDGVFLTPLGRKQIINGLRKFDIQYQGDPELQPIRSYENATLVRLLYQLASVLNERFADTMSSLCRRRDFLGKFCSYHLISRPLARRMSPMPSHSTLEQTPPRIRLRFLANYWVVFYLILFYFLCGLLSMGHFTCTFFLLIGYLLYASVMTLFAEKWKPHPD; encoded by the exons ATGATGAGCCTCACCGGGGGCAGTCTGCAGCCCAGCTACCTGTTG GCCTCACTCAAGGCTGACTGTGTGACTAAACCCTTCCTGCAAAGGTGCCAGGACCTGGTCAGAGTCATTGAGGATTTCCCTGCCAAG GAGTTGCATGCCATATTCCCATGGCTAGTAGAGCTGGTCTTTGGCAGCCTGGATGGCAGCATTGTGGGCTGGAACTTAAGATGTCTGCAGGAGAGAATAACGCCTTTGGAGTTCCACACTGCTCTGGAATTTTTAGATCCTAG CGGTGCTATGATGAAGCTAGTTTATAAGCTACAAACGGAGGAATACAGATATGACTTTCCTGTATCATACCTTCCT GGTCCTGTGCGTGCATCCATACAGGAGAGAGTTTTGCCTGAATGTCCACTCTATCATAACAAGATCCAGTTACCATCCTCCGGAGGGCTGGGTCTGAACTTGGCTCTAA ATCCGTTTGAGTATTTTCTGTTCCACTTTGCCATCTGTCTTGTCACACAAAGG CACTATATGTCGGGGCACCTTCCTAGTACCTCTGACAGCGCCTACTTCATCCTGGTGGAAAAATACCTGAAGTGGTTCCTTCCTTTCGAAGGAAATGTTCCCCCTCCTCATTTCTCCAACCCTGGCGGGGCTGTACCATCACCTGCACCTAG ATCTCCATCGATTTCATTAACTTCATATGGGACTCACCCCAGCCTTCTAAAGAGACACATTTCCCATCAGCACTCTGTGAACGCTGATCCTGCGGCCCAAGAAATATGGAGATCAGAAACATTATTGCAA ATCTTTGTGGAGATGTGGCTTCACCATTACTCTCTTGAAATGTATCATAAAATGCAGTCTCCACATGCAAAG CTGGAGGCTCTTCACTACAGGCTCAATGTGTCCAGCACTTCGTACATTTTTCCTGCTCTGCCTGGGTCCCTCCATTCATACCAA GAGGCTTTCCAGCCCACAGAGGAACATGTTTTGGTGGTTCGGGTTCTAGTGAAACACTTGCACACTTTTGCCAATAGTCAGAGGCCCGAACAGTCCTCTCCTTCTGTTCACTCTCACACACAAAGTCCCCTGGAAGAGCTTAAAAG GGTGGTTATCCCTCGATTCATCCAGCAGAAGCTATACATCTTCTTGCAGCACTGCTTTGGACACTGGCCTCTCGATGCCTCCTTCAGAGCG GTACTGGAGATGTGGCTCAGTTATGTACAGCCCTGGAGATATGTTCCAGAGAGATCCATCTCGCCTGTCAGCCATGATCCACAGATCCGCAGTGTGTCAGAGAAATG GGCTCCCTTTGTGCAGGAAAACTTGCTCATATACACAAAGCTGTTTCTTCGTTATTTGAATCGTGCCATCCGTAGTGATCTTGTCAGCCCCAAGAATGCTCTGATGCTCTTCAGAGCAGCAAAAGTCTTCTCCCAACCCAACCTGCCAGAGATGATCCAGAAAG GTGAGCAGTTGTTTCTGGAACCAGAGCCTGTTATTCCTCACCGTCAGCACAGGCTCCTTATGTCGCCAAACTTTGGTGGGAGCTTTCTTTCATCCTGGCAGCCCCCAATCATGGATGCTTCTTTCAAAGTGAAGAGTCATGTATACAGTCTTGAGGGACAGGATTCCCAGTACATGCAAATGTTTGGTAGTGAGGCAAGGAATCTG GTTCTTCGACTTGCTCAAATGATCATACAGGCCAAGCAGACTGCCAGATCCATCTCTGACCAATCCCCCGATTCCTCAGGCAGCCAATCATTCTTGTCTTGGTTTGGACTAAACACTCCAGATCTGAACAACACTTACACAGGGAATGACCTTGATGAAGTTGGATATGACAGTATTAGGAAGACCGATGAACACTTGGAAAAAGCCCTGGAATATCTTTGTCAAATCTTTAGG CTGAATTCTGCTCACCTTGGGCAGCTCACAGTAAACTCTGGGACTGTGCAGGATGAAAGTGGAAGAAATCAACTGCCAGACTGTATACAAAATGAGGATGGTGTGTTCCTGACCCCTTTAGGCAGGAAGCag ATAATAAATGGTTTGCGCAAGTTTGACATACAGTACCAAGGGGACCCTGAGCTCCAGCCAATCCGCAGTTACGAGAATGCTACTCTTGTACGATTACTCTACCAGCTTGCAAGTGTCTTAAATGAAAGG TTTGCTGACACAATGAGCTCCTTGTGCAGAAGACGGGACTTCCTGGGAAAGTTTTGTAGTTACCATCTGATCAGCAGACCTCTTGCAAGGAGAATGAGCCCTATGCCATCCCATAGTACCTTGGAGCAGACCCCTCCTCGCATTCGTCTTCGATTCCTTGCTAACTATTGGGTTGTGTTCTACTTGATTCTTTTCTACTTTCTGTGTGGCCTACTGTCTATGGGACACTTTACCTGCACATTTTTTCTGCTGATTGGCTACCTTCTCTATGCTTCAGTCATGACTTTATTTGCTGAAAAGTGGAAGCCACATCCGGACTAA
- the SMPD4 gene encoding sphingomyelin phosphodiesterase 4 isoform X2: MMSLTGGSLQPSYLLASLKADCVTKPFLQRCQDLVRVIEDFPAKELHAIFPWLVELVFGSLDGSIVGWNLRCLQERITPLEFHTALEFLDPSGAMMKLVYKLQTEEYRYDFPVSYLPGPVRASIQERVLPECPLYHNKIQLPSSGGLGLNLALNPFEYFLFHFAICLVTQRHYMSGHLPSTSDSAYFILVEKYLKWFLPFEGNVPPPHFSNPGGAVPSPAPRSPSISLTSYGTHPSLLKRHISHQHSVNADPAAQEIWRSETLLQIFVEMWLHHYSLEMYHKMQSPHAKEAFQPTEEHVLVVRVLVKHLHTFANSQRPEQSSPSVHSHTQSPLEELKRVVIPRFIQQKLYIFLQHCFGHWPLDASFRAVLEMWLSYVQPWRYVPERSISPVSHDPQIRSVSEKWAPFVQENLLIYTKLFLRYLNRAIRSDLVSPKNALMLFRAAKVFSQPNLPEMIQKGEQLFLEPEPVIPHRQHRLLMSPNFGGSFLSSWQPPIMDASFKVKSHVYSLEGQDSQYMQMFGSEARNLVLRLAQMIIQAKQTARSISDQSPDSSGSQSFLSWFGLNTPDLNNTYTGNDLDEVGYDSIRKTDEHLEKALEYLCQIFRLNSAHLGQLTVNSGTVQDESGRNQLPDCIQNEDGVFLTPLGRKQIINGLRKFDIQYQGDPELQPIRSYENATLVRLLYQLASVLNERFADTMSSLCRRRDFLGKFCSYHLISRPLARRMSPMPSHSTLEQTPPRIRLRFLANYWVVFYLILFYFLCGLLSMGHFTCTFFLLIGYLLYASVMTLFAEKWKPHPD; encoded by the exons ATGATGAGCCTCACCGGGGGCAGTCTGCAGCCCAGCTACCTGTTG GCCTCACTCAAGGCTGACTGTGTGACTAAACCCTTCCTGCAAAGGTGCCAGGACCTGGTCAGAGTCATTGAGGATTTCCCTGCCAAG GAGTTGCATGCCATATTCCCATGGCTAGTAGAGCTGGTCTTTGGCAGCCTGGATGGCAGCATTGTGGGCTGGAACTTAAGATGTCTGCAGGAGAGAATAACGCCTTTGGAGTTCCACACTGCTCTGGAATTTTTAGATCCTAG CGGTGCTATGATGAAGCTAGTTTATAAGCTACAAACGGAGGAATACAGATATGACTTTCCTGTATCATACCTTCCT GGTCCTGTGCGTGCATCCATACAGGAGAGAGTTTTGCCTGAATGTCCACTCTATCATAACAAGATCCAGTTACCATCCTCCGGAGGGCTGGGTCTGAACTTGGCTCTAA ATCCGTTTGAGTATTTTCTGTTCCACTTTGCCATCTGTCTTGTCACACAAAGG CACTATATGTCGGGGCACCTTCCTAGTACCTCTGACAGCGCCTACTTCATCCTGGTGGAAAAATACCTGAAGTGGTTCCTTCCTTTCGAAGGAAATGTTCCCCCTCCTCATTTCTCCAACCCTGGCGGGGCTGTACCATCACCTGCACCTAG ATCTCCATCGATTTCATTAACTTCATATGGGACTCACCCCAGCCTTCTAAAGAGACACATTTCCCATCAGCACTCTGTGAACGCTGATCCTGCGGCCCAAGAAATATGGAGATCAGAAACATTATTGCAA ATCTTTGTGGAGATGTGGCTTCACCATTACTCTCTTGAAATGTATCATAAAATGCAGTCTCCACATGCAAAG GAGGCTTTCCAGCCCACAGAGGAACATGTTTTGGTGGTTCGGGTTCTAGTGAAACACTTGCACACTTTTGCCAATAGTCAGAGGCCCGAACAGTCCTCTCCTTCTGTTCACTCTCACACACAAAGTCCCCTGGAAGAGCTTAAAAG GGTGGTTATCCCTCGATTCATCCAGCAGAAGCTATACATCTTCTTGCAGCACTGCTTTGGACACTGGCCTCTCGATGCCTCCTTCAGAGCG GTACTGGAGATGTGGCTCAGTTATGTACAGCCCTGGAGATATGTTCCAGAGAGATCCATCTCGCCTGTCAGCCATGATCCACAGATCCGCAGTGTGTCAGAGAAATG GGCTCCCTTTGTGCAGGAAAACTTGCTCATATACACAAAGCTGTTTCTTCGTTATTTGAATCGTGCCATCCGTAGTGATCTTGTCAGCCCCAAGAATGCTCTGATGCTCTTCAGAGCAGCAAAAGTCTTCTCCCAACCCAACCTGCCAGAGATGATCCAGAAAG GTGAGCAGTTGTTTCTGGAACCAGAGCCTGTTATTCCTCACCGTCAGCACAGGCTCCTTATGTCGCCAAACTTTGGTGGGAGCTTTCTTTCATCCTGGCAGCCCCCAATCATGGATGCTTCTTTCAAAGTGAAGAGTCATGTATACAGTCTTGAGGGACAGGATTCCCAGTACATGCAAATGTTTGGTAGTGAGGCAAGGAATCTG GTTCTTCGACTTGCTCAAATGATCATACAGGCCAAGCAGACTGCCAGATCCATCTCTGACCAATCCCCCGATTCCTCAGGCAGCCAATCATTCTTGTCTTGGTTTGGACTAAACACTCCAGATCTGAACAACACTTACACAGGGAATGACCTTGATGAAGTTGGATATGACAGTATTAGGAAGACCGATGAACACTTGGAAAAAGCCCTGGAATATCTTTGTCAAATCTTTAGG CTGAATTCTGCTCACCTTGGGCAGCTCACAGTAAACTCTGGGACTGTGCAGGATGAAAGTGGAAGAAATCAACTGCCAGACTGTATACAAAATGAGGATGGTGTGTTCCTGACCCCTTTAGGCAGGAAGCag ATAATAAATGGTTTGCGCAAGTTTGACATACAGTACCAAGGGGACCCTGAGCTCCAGCCAATCCGCAGTTACGAGAATGCTACTCTTGTACGATTACTCTACCAGCTTGCAAGTGTCTTAAATGAAAGG TTTGCTGACACAATGAGCTCCTTGTGCAGAAGACGGGACTTCCTGGGAAAGTTTTGTAGTTACCATCTGATCAGCAGACCTCTTGCAAGGAGAATGAGCCCTATGCCATCCCATAGTACCTTGGAGCAGACCCCTCCTCGCATTCGTCTTCGATTCCTTGCTAACTATTGGGTTGTGTTCTACTTGATTCTTTTCTACTTTCTGTGTGGCCTACTGTCTATGGGACACTTTACCTGCACATTTTTTCTGCTGATTGGCTACCTTCTCTATGCTTCAGTCATGACTTTATTTGCTGAAAAGTGGAAGCCACATCCGGACTAA